CCCCGGGTGTGGTCCATTCTCTCCCGGGGAtgctccctccttcctccctggggatgttcccttcttcccctcttggtgttttctcttttctcccagggatgctccctccttcccccatggggatgttccctccttcccctcttggtgttttcccttctctccctggggttgctccctccttccttcccctgtGGGGTTGCTCCCTCCTTCCACCCTGGGGTTGCTCCCTCCTTCTTCCCAGGGATGTTCCCTTTTTCCTTCGTGGGGatgttcccttcttcccctcttggtgttttctcttctctcccagggatgctccctccttcccccatgggGATGCTCCCTTTTTCCTCCTCCCCGGGGAtgttccctccttcctcccccgGGAtgctccctccttcctcccccgGGGAtgctccctttttcctccctgtGGGGAtgctcccttttccccctcttggTGTTTCCCCTTCTCTCCCAGGGATTCTCCCTTCTTCACCCCCGAgttcctcctcctttccctccctccgGCGTTGCTCCCTCCACCCCAGGACCTCCTTCTCTCACAGGGTTTCTCCCTCCACCCCAGGAcactcccctctcccccaggagggcagggagcagccccgTGGGAGCCCCCCAGCTCCCcgtgggtgtccccagcctgtcccctcctctccccacagGTGTACACAGCCATTTACTACGTGCTGGCAGAcctggccatgctgtccctgtaCTGCTACTACCGGGTGAAGAACAGGGGCAGAGCCTGTGAGTTGGGGCACaggggagggctctgctgccctgggcactgggagcagagaGGGGGAATTCTCTGGGAGCCTGGGAGATTCCAGGCACAGTCAGCAGATGATGCCTCTTGTTGCTTCTGggttggtggtttgtttttttgggttttttcccttggaTAATTTGAGCCCCTGGGAGAGGCAAAGCCAACAAACCCCTACAGGCTGGGCCTGGGGCTCCTGCAGACCCTGCAACCCCCACTGCAAACAACCCCCCATGAGCCTCAGAGGGTACAGAAACAAATAAATCCCCCACAGTTACGTGGTGATTCCACCTCAGAGCTGGGAATCACAGAACTCCTGGCTCAGGCAGTGCTGGAAGggaatgggggaagttttccccaCTGTTTCAGGCCAAAACTTGACAGGGAATTTCCTCTCTGTTCAACTGGAGTGAAAAGGGAACCTGAGCAGTTCTTGCAGGGTTTAAATAGACAGAGAAAATCCCCTttccagcactgctgaactcCAAACAGGCTCCTTGGAACTGGAGTGATTGTTTAACTTAGAAAAGACATGTAAAGTTATTGCCAGTTGGTATTTCACCCATCAGATCCATGGTTTTGTTAAGGTGGGGAGCTTGCTTACTGAATATAATCactaaaaattactgaaaaatagGAAATTACTACTAACAAATAATCCACAGCAGGGCTTATTTGTTGCTAGGGTTAGGAGTATGAatccctgctctggcagggatTTGAGAGTGACTTAAGACAGTGAAATTTTCTAGTGGGGATGATTCTATAGAGCCCTAAACCCAAAGAACCCAAGATAGGAGCAGTTTCCTCCCTGATAAGGCACAAATTGGGCACATCCCTGGCAGATAAATCACACCAGCAGCCACTGCCCCATCCCCTGGTGAGATAAGGGAGAGATCAGAGGTTGCTCAGTCCCTTGGTGAGATAAGGGGGAGCTTGGAGGTTTCTTCACCCCAAGGGGGtgctggcagccccagggctgttgGGGTTGCTGGGCTCTCCCTGGCCAGGCTCTGTTTGCtctctgcagtccctgctcccATCAATGCAGCCTTTGTGTTCCTCTCCGTGGGGTCCCTGCCCAGCCTCTCcctcctgggcagtgccagccccgagGCTCCAGGGGCTTTCAaagggagatctctgctgtcagcTCCTGGGGACGAGCTTGGAGCAAAGGTGAGCCAGTTCCTAAACCTGGGAGATGGGAGAGAGGTCTGGGTGGGGatgccctgctgggtgctgtgatcccaaaaatccaccctgCACCCCACCATGTGTTTTGGAGTCAGGGGCTGTTCCTGTTTTAGGGCCAAATTGTTCTCCAGGAGACTGACAGAGTCTAGGAAGGTGGCACTGGAAGAGGAACTTTTTCAAAGATTCCTCCAAAATTCAGGAACAGTTTGCTGCAGGATTTCAGGGCATTTCAGGGCATTTTCACTTCACATTTCAAGCATTCTATGGGCCTGCTCAATAGTCAGCAAACCTCACATTTCCCACAGACATTTCCACATTGCAAACAGCCTTTATCTCAGGTAGCTGCATAGGATAAAcagtctccaaaaaaaaaaatgtggttcCTGTGTTGAGGAAATTTGTAAGACTTCTCCCCTTTAATTCTTTTTCCAATTATCCACATTTATATAAATTACTGAAAATCAAACAAGCAAGAAAGTGCAGCAAGGTGTAACTCAGTTGGCTGAAACTGACAGTGGGTTTGCAGGATGGTTCTGCTCTGGCAATAGAAAAGGATCTCCGAGCAAAGCAAATGAAGCCAATTCCCGTTATAACAGACTGCCCTGGGTATTTTCCTGTGGCGCGGTGAAATGTTAATTAGCAGCTGTAATTATCAGGGGCTGTCAGAGGAGGGCAGCGGGGCGCACGCGGGGTGGGAGTGGCCGTGCTGTGGCTCTGAGCAcgggggctgtccctgtccctgtccccgcccctGCCTTGCAGCCTTTCTCCAGGACTGAAATCATCGGATTTACCATCGGCTCCGTCTCCTCCGTGCTCTACCTGTGCTCCCGAGTGCCCCAGATCTGCACCAACGTgagtgcccagcctggggctcctCACCTGGCACTCCCTGCGGGCTGGGGACTCTCCTTTCTCCCTGGGGGAAGTTCTCCtttctcctctctgctcccaGGTCCCAGGCCCCATCTCTGACCATTCCATAAGGGACCACTtctctgtatttatttttctCCCCTCCCTTTAACCTAGCAATATTTTGAGGGTGGGGCTGTCATTTTGTCTCATTTACAAGCCAAAGGGGAACTAAAAGTCTCCCAGCACTGAGTCACCACTTCCCTTTTTACTGCTGGGGATGAGCATGATTAATAGCATGATTAAATTAATAGTTGTAGAGAGATTTAGGAGAGCTGCACCCaagctcctctcctctccctcttttCCCAGTACAAGAGGAAGTCCACCAGTGGGGTCTCCTACTCTCTCTTTGCCCTGGTGATGCTGGGCAATTCCCTGTATGGGCTCAGTGTGCTCCTGAAGAACCCAGAGCCAGGCCAGGGCCAAGGTGATTACATCCTGCACCACCTGCCCTGGCTGGTGGGCAGCCTGGGTGTGCTGGCCCTGGATGTGGTTGTATCCTTTCCCCTGAGCTGGATCCatc
This genomic stretch from Melospiza melodia melodia isolate bMelMel2 chromosome 26, bMelMel2.pri, whole genome shotgun sequence harbors:
- the SLC66A1 gene encoding lysosomal amino acid transporter 1 homolog, whose amino-acid sequence is MAARRWRGLPSGNLSDCPNGSRWIMDVFHECAQDSRDVASIVLGLGSIGCFIAAAFPQFYQACRTGIMDQALSIYFLLGWLGGDLLNLIGSFLADQLPLQVYTAIYYVLADLAMLSLYCYYRVKNRGRAFPAPINAAFVFLSVGSLPSLSLLGSASPEAPGAFKGRSLLSAPGDELGAKPFSRTEIIGFTIGSVSSVLYLCSRVPQICTNYKRKSTSGVSYSLFALVMLGNSLYGLSVLLKNPEPGQGQGDYILHHLPWLVGSLGVLALDVVISFQFLAYRKGRPGSLEERGALLGEPEESPES